A stretch of Cicer arietinum cultivar CDC Frontier isolate Library 1 chromosome 5, Cicar.CDCFrontier_v2.0, whole genome shotgun sequence DNA encodes these proteins:
- the LOC101502901 gene encoding uncharacterized protein codes for MEGGENSKTENPNWEEAMVKYENVMASGTKSMKRKAMIMLAHYSKRVPEHVLVTTIPILTQILGENIANDSFPDLLQETAAYCLKCIACRGDGALVNEMCGHGVTHSLIRLLPCAEGKMQKVLIKLLMVVVNFCSTSRIVVGANGGLEIIISLLNSCNNDVRLYLLEILSALALRREIRKELIRLGALHFIVEAVGVGNMVSRERACQSIGLLGVTREARRTLVELGVIPVLVELFRNGDNATKLVAGNTLGVVSAHGYVRQVAEARAIPLYAELLQGSDASGKEIAQDVFCILAVSEPNSVEIVGHMVRILREGDDEAKAAAADVIWDLSVYKHATSVVWASGMIPILVELLGHGSEEVKKSVSGAFSQLSYVGAGRMALAEAGAIPILNDMLHDDTEELKYNAVEALSNFHEDPLYHDTVSDVVDVPSFRNMQNRLVQIRNEHMTGSLRRMSVQQLISIASHV; via the coding sequence ATGGAAGGGGGTGAAAATAGTAAAactgaaaaccctaattgggaaGAAGCAATGGTAAAGTATGAGAATGTTATGGCCTCAGGTACCAAATCTATGAAAAGAAAAGCTATGATTATGTTGGCACATTACTCTAAAAGAGTACCTGAACATGTATTAGTTACCACCATACCAATTCTCACTCAGATTCTTGGTGAAAACATTGCAAATGATTCTTTTCCTGATTTACTTCAAGAGACTGCTGCTTATTGCTTGAAGTGCATTGCTTGTAGAGGTGATGGTGCTTTGGTTAATGAAATGTGTGGACATGGTGTTACACATTCTTTGATAAGGTTATTGCCTTGTGCCGAGGGGAAGATGCAGAAAGTTCTGATAAAATTGTTGATGgttgttgttaatttttgtaGTACAAGTAGGATAGTTGTTGGAGCTAATGGTGGGTTAGAAATTATTATCAGTTTGTTGAATTCTTGCAACAATGATGTTAGATTGTATTTGTTAGAGATTTTGAGTGCGTTGGCGCTTCGGAGGGAGATTAGGAAGGAACTCATTAGATTAGGAGCTCTTCATTTTATTGTAGAGGCTGTTGGTGTTGGCAACATGGTTTCTAGGGAGAGAGCTTGTCAATCAATTGGATTGCTTGGGGTTACGAGAGAAGCTAGGCGTACGCTTGTTGAATTGGGAGTTATACCGGTGCTTGTTGAGTTGTTTCGCAATGGAGATAATGCCACGAAACTTGTAGCTGGTAATACTCTTGGTGTGGTATCTGCTCATGGTTATGTTAGACAAGTTGCTGAAGCTAGGGCTATACCTCTTTATGCCGAGCTTCTTCAAGGATCTGATGCTTCTGGTAAGGAGATAGCTCAGGATGTGTTTTGTATATTGGCTGTTTCAGAGCCTAATTCTGTTGAAATTGTTGGTCACATGGTGAGAATTCTTAGAGAAGGTGATGATGAAGCTAAAGCAGCGGCTGCTGATGTGATTTGGGATCTGTCGGTATACAAGCACGCAACTTCTGTGGTTTGGGCTTCAGGTATGATACCTATCCTTGTTGAGCTTTTGGGGCATGGGAGTGAAGAAGTAAAGAAGAGTGTTTCTGGGGCATTTTCTCAGCTAAGCTATGTTGGAGCCGGTAGAATGGCCCTTGCTGAGGCTGGGGCTATTCCGATTCTCAATGACATGCTACATGACGACACTGAGGAACTAAAATATAATGCTGTTGAGGCTCTTTCCAATTTTCATGAAGATCCATTATACCATGATACAGTATCTGATGTAGTTGATGTTCCTTCATTCCGAAATATGCAGAATAGACTAGTTCAGATTCGTAACGAGCATATGACGGGATCTTTACGTAGAATGAGTGTTCAGCAGCTCATTTCAATCGCGAGTCATGTTTAA